The following coding sequences lie in one Pectobacterium sp. A5351 genomic window:
- the rlmG gene encoding 23S rRNA (guanine(1835)-N(2))-methyltransferase RlmG — protein sequence MSQLELETCNLTLVRYPQVAENSALQAWDAADEYLLRELAMMEIAPGPRLIFNDTFGALACGLQAQSPVSISDSYLSQLATRHNLELNGYDADTVTLLDSMAELPAAPALVVIKIPKTIALLEQQLRMLRKVVTPQTRIIAGAKAKDIHTSTLQLFERVMGPTKTSLAWKKARLVHCEWAELKVSEQSLTTEWELDGYGYRIQNHANVYSRNGLDIGARFFMQHLPEQLDGKIVDLGCGNGVIGLAALKANPDATVGFFDESYMAVASSQMNVEVNCPQDVERCSFVVNNGLARVKRDTLQAVLCNPPFHQQHAVTDEIAWQMFMDARRCLQVGGELRIVGNRHLDYFHKLKRLFGNCETVASNTKFVILRAVKTGSSR from the coding sequence ATGAGCCAACTCGAATTGGAAACGTGCAACCTGACGTTGGTGCGTTACCCTCAGGTCGCTGAAAACTCGGCGCTACAGGCGTGGGATGCCGCAGATGAATACCTGCTGCGTGAGCTGGCCATGATGGAAATCGCGCCGGGGCCGCGCCTGATTTTCAACGATACGTTTGGCGCGTTGGCCTGTGGTTTGCAGGCGCAGTCTCCCGTTAGTATCAGTGACTCTTACCTCAGCCAACTGGCAACGCGGCACAATCTGGAACTGAACGGTTACGATGCCGATACGGTAACACTGTTGGATAGCATGGCGGAGCTGCCCGCTGCACCCGCGCTGGTGGTGATTAAAATTCCTAAAACGATCGCGCTGTTGGAACAGCAATTGAGAATGTTGCGTAAGGTCGTCACGCCGCAAACACGCATCATCGCCGGTGCGAAAGCGAAGGATATTCATACCTCTACGCTGCAACTGTTTGAACGTGTGATGGGGCCGACGAAAACCTCGCTGGCCTGGAAAAAGGCGCGTCTGGTTCACTGTGAGTGGGCGGAGTTGAAAGTCAGTGAGCAGTCACTCACCACTGAATGGGAGCTAGATGGTTACGGCTATCGCATTCAAAACCATGCTAACGTGTATTCACGTAATGGGTTGGATATCGGCGCGCGTTTCTTTATGCAGCATTTGCCGGAACAACTCGACGGTAAGATCGTCGATCTTGGCTGTGGTAACGGCGTGATTGGGCTGGCAGCGCTGAAAGCTAACCCGGACGCCACTGTGGGTTTCTTCGATGAGTCCTACATGGCGGTGGCATCGAGCCAAATGAACGTTGAGGTCAACTGCCCGCAGGATGTCGAGCGCTGTAGCTTTGTAGTGAATAACGGATTGGCACGCGTTAAGCGCGATACGTTACAGGCGGTGTTGTGCAACCCGCCATTCCATCAGCAACATGCGGTGACGGATGAAATTGCCTGGCAGATGTTTATGGATGCCCGTCGCTGTCTTCAGGTTGGCGGAGAACTGCGCATTGTGGGGAATCGCCATCTGGATTATTTCCACAAGCTGAAGCGTCTGTTCGGCAACTGTGAAACCGTAGCCAGTAACACGAAGTTCGTCATACTGCGAGCGGTGAAAACGGGGTCGTCCCGCTAA
- a CDS encoding Gfo/Idh/MocA family protein, translated as MIRFAIVGTSWITRQFVDAAHETGKLKLTAIYSRTAEKAQPFQADYMVDMRFDSLEAMAKSDLIDAVYLASPNSLHCEQALLFLSHGKHVICEKPLASNRYEVEQMIACARENQVVLFEAFKTASLPNFSVIQQALPKVGRLRKVVLNYCQYSSRYPRYLAGENPNTFNPAFSNGSIMDIGYYCLAFAVALWGEPCTTQASATLLESGVDAHGSVILNYGDFDVTLIHSKVSHSAIPSEIQGEDGSLVIEKVSECHNVKFIPREGKQLDLSQPQHINSMLYEAEVFATLVTDNDINHAELARSRTVAGLLTEIRRQTGIVFPADAATPGNAE; from the coding sequence ATGATTCGCTTCGCTATTGTAGGAACCAGTTGGATCACTCGCCAGTTTGTTGATGCCGCCCACGAAACCGGCAAGCTGAAGCTCACCGCCATCTATTCACGCACGGCAGAAAAAGCGCAGCCGTTTCAGGCTGACTACATGGTGGACATGCGCTTTGATTCACTGGAAGCCATGGCGAAATCCGACCTTATCGACGCCGTGTATCTGGCCAGCCCTAACTCACTGCATTGCGAACAGGCACTGCTCTTCCTGAGCCACGGCAAGCACGTCATCTGTGAAAAACCACTGGCTTCCAATCGCTATGAAGTCGAACAGATGATCGCCTGCGCCAGAGAAAATCAGGTCGTGCTGTTTGAAGCGTTCAAAACCGCCAGCCTGCCCAATTTTAGCGTGATACAGCAGGCGCTGCCGAAAGTTGGCAGATTGCGTAAAGTGGTGCTGAATTACTGCCAGTATTCTTCACGCTACCCGCGCTATCTGGCAGGCGAGAATCCCAATACGTTCAACCCGGCGTTTTCCAACGGTTCCATCATGGATATCGGCTACTATTGTCTGGCCTTCGCTGTGGCGCTGTGGGGCGAACCGTGCACCACGCAGGCCAGCGCGACGCTATTGGAAAGCGGTGTCGACGCACATGGCAGCGTCATCCTGAACTACGGCGATTTCGATGTCACCCTCATCCATTCCAAAGTCAGCCACTCCGCGATACCCAGTGAAATTCAGGGGGAAGACGGTTCGCTGGTGATTGAAAAAGTCTCCGAATGCCATAACGTGAAATTCATTCCGCGTGAAGGCAAACAGTTGGATCTCAGCCAACCGCAGCATATCAACAGCATGCTGTACGAAGCCGAAGTCTTTGCCACACTGGTAACCGATAACGACATCAACCATGCGGAACTGGCACGCTCACGCACCGTCGCCGGACTGCTAACGGAAATTCGCCGCCAAACCGGCATCGTATTCCCTGCCGATGCCGCCACACCGGGAAATGCAGAGTGA
- a CDS encoding NADPH-dependent 2,4-dienoyl-CoA reductase: MTAYPTLLSPLDLGFTTLKNRVVMGSMHTGLEEHPGGTERLAAFYRERAQGGVGLIVTGGIAPNPKGAVTKGGATLHDEAQLAHHQVLTQAVHEAGGKIALQILHAGRYSYQRDPVAPSAIQAPINRFAPREMSTQDIVQTIDDFAHCAALAQQAGYDGVEIMGSEGYLINQFLVTHTNRRDDEWGGDFQHRSRFALEIVRAVRERTGPDFILIYRLSMLDLIEEGSSWQEIVQLAQAIEQAGATLINTGIGWHEARIPTIATLVPRGAFGWVTQKLMGKVRIPLITTNRINDPGVAEQLLAEGCADMVSMARPFLADADLVAKAQSGRADEINTCIGCNQACLDQIFAGKITSCLVNPRACHETELPIQPARVGKRFAVVGAGPAGMAFAVNAAARGHQVTLFESSSSIGGQFNIAKQIPGKAEFYETLRYYRRQLELLGVTLRLSTQATAADLLGFDDVILACGIVPRTPAITGIDHPSVLSYLEVLRDKKPVGKRVAIIGAGGIGFDTAHYLLHNNDLLNDNHRRNPQSSQAGHGDFYTEWGIDKQLRYRGGLLPHQPDGLPHQRDIALLQRKTGKPGENLGKTTGWIHRTTLLRHGVTLLGGVEYHHIDDEGLHIIHDQQIRCLPVDNIIICAGQEPNRKLYDPLLAAGCHVHLIGGADVAQELDARRAIDQATRLALTL, from the coding sequence TGATGGGATCCATGCATACCGGTCTGGAAGAACACCCGGGCGGCACCGAAAGGCTGGCGGCATTTTACCGTGAGCGAGCGCAGGGCGGCGTTGGCTTGATTGTCACGGGCGGTATCGCGCCAAACCCCAAAGGTGCCGTTACCAAAGGCGGTGCGACCCTGCATGACGAGGCGCAGCTCGCGCATCATCAGGTGTTGACGCAGGCCGTACATGAAGCCGGCGGGAAAATTGCGCTGCAAATTCTCCACGCCGGACGCTACAGCTATCAGCGCGATCCGGTCGCGCCATCGGCCATTCAAGCACCGATTAACCGCTTTGCACCACGGGAAATGAGTACGCAGGATATTGTGCAAACCATCGACGACTTTGCCCATTGCGCAGCGCTGGCGCAGCAGGCGGGTTACGATGGCGTGGAAATTATGGGGTCAGAAGGCTACCTGATTAATCAGTTTCTGGTCACGCATACCAACCGCCGTGATGACGAATGGGGCGGCGACTTCCAGCACCGTAGCCGCTTTGCGCTTGAGATCGTTCGCGCCGTGCGGGAACGAACGGGGCCGGACTTCATCCTGATTTACCGTTTATCCATGCTAGACCTGATAGAAGAAGGCTCAAGCTGGCAGGAAATTGTGCAGTTGGCGCAGGCCATTGAACAGGCGGGTGCGACGCTCATCAATACGGGTATTGGCTGGCATGAAGCGCGCATTCCGACTATCGCCACGCTGGTGCCGCGCGGCGCATTCGGCTGGGTAACGCAGAAGCTGATGGGGAAAGTCCGCATCCCGCTGATTACCACTAACCGCATCAACGATCCCGGTGTGGCGGAACAACTGCTGGCCGAAGGCTGTGCTGACATGGTGTCGATGGCTCGCCCTTTTCTCGCCGATGCCGATCTGGTGGCAAAAGCGCAGTCGGGACGTGCCGATGAAATCAATACCTGCATCGGCTGCAATCAAGCCTGCCTCGATCAGATTTTTGCCGGAAAAATCACGTCCTGTCTGGTCAACCCACGAGCCTGCCACGAAACCGAACTGCCGATCCAGCCCGCCAGAGTCGGCAAACGCTTTGCGGTGGTCGGTGCTGGTCCTGCTGGCATGGCCTTTGCCGTCAACGCTGCCGCACGCGGCCATCAGGTTACGCTGTTTGAATCGTCTTCCTCTATCGGCGGACAGTTCAATATTGCCAAACAGATACCCGGCAAAGCGGAATTTTATGAAACGCTGCGCTACTACCGTCGACAGCTAGAATTACTTGGCGTCACGCTGCGCCTGAGCACGCAGGCAACCGCCGCCGATTTACTCGGTTTTGATGATGTGATTCTGGCCTGTGGCATCGTGCCGCGTACCCCCGCGATTACAGGCATCGACCATCCTAGCGTGCTGAGCTACCTGGAGGTGCTGCGCGACAAAAAACCAGTCGGCAAGCGGGTAGCCATTATCGGCGCAGGCGGTATCGGTTTTGATACCGCGCATTATCTTCTTCACAACAACGATCTTCTTAATGACAACCATCGCCGTAATCCCCAGTCTTCTCAGGCTGGGCATGGCGACTTTTATACAGAATGGGGGATCGATAAACAATTACGGTACCGGGGGGGTCTGCTGCCTCATCAGCCGGACGGACTTCCCCACCAGCGGGACATTGCGTTATTACAGCGGAAGACCGGCAAGCCCGGTGAAAATTTAGGGAAAACGACAGGTTGGATACACCGCACCACGCTGCTGCGCCACGGCGTAACGCTGCTGGGCGGCGTCGAATATCACCATATTGATGATGAAGGGCTGCACATTATCCACGACCAGCAAATACGCTGTCTGCCAGTGGATAACATCATTATTTGCGCCGGTCAGGAACCCAACCGCAAGCTGTATGACCCTTTACTGGCTGCTGGATGTCATGTTCATCTGATTGGCGGAGCCGATGTGGCGCAGGAATTGGACGCTCGCCGGGCGATCGATCAGGCTACCCGGCTGGCGTTAACGCTATAA